Genomic window (Takifugu rubripes chromosome 1, fTakRub1.2, whole genome shotgun sequence):
tgaaacatgtctccctctgctggactgTCTCCGCAACTACAGTTACACATATGAAATCGATGGGGAAAAGATCCAAAGTCGAATTTACTTGCTGAATTACGTGTTGGACATAAATAACTGTTTAAATTTCAACATATTTTTGAAAAGGAGACATAACTTTTAAATACTCATATTTTCAGAATAActcaaaataataatttttaaaaaaatgcattactTCATGAAATGCATTTCCCTCATCGTGTAATTGGTTTTTGTCATACTTTTTGTAgtttaatgtaaaaatatccTTAGGTGATAAGATCGAGTGTAAAAGTAGTCATCGGGCAGTGCAGCTGAAAAGGAGGTTACTGACCAAGATGGTCATAGAGGCGGATGAGAATCCAAATGATTAATGCACACCACGTATCACAGAAGCCAGTGATTAAACTAAGATCAAAATAAATAGTAAATCAAACTGTTAGATGCTGACCTTGCCCAGGTAAGTCGTCCCTGCCATGAATGAAGAGACGGTATCTGTACTTGTCCTCGAGCACAGAGGGTAAAATCTTAGTGATGAACTGCTGAAGCGTGTTCTCACATTCCATTTGATAAATCACAAAGGCATCATACATCCGTGTATCTattacaaacaaacaaacaaacaaacaagcaaattcAGGGGTTTCAAAACCATGGAAACCTCAATTCATCCATGCGTTACACTAATTACAAATTATAAATCTGCTattgttggggttctgggttgtgtcggtcggtgtcctgcaggagggggtgtggggcacaattggtggcagctggcactgcgggCAGGCGCACCTGAAGGCacctgcctatttaagcaggttgcgcctgcctgtcagtgccagggtgttctGTTCGTCTTGTGTGGGTGTTAGTTGGTCTTCCTTGTCGTGTGTGGagtttcctgcagtccaggggggcTGCTTCAGCCTTCCGTGTCTCTTGGGCACGTTCGTCACTTTAACCGCCTCTCTTCCGACTTCCCTGTCTCCACTACATAAATACATGGAGCTGCAGCCGAGTGATCGGCTGATGAGCTGTTTGTGGACCCAATAAAGTGGCCGGTCAATGTCTCACCTGTTTTGCGATTTATCTGCGACAAGCAGGGACGGACCAAAAGAACGATGTCGATGAAGAAGCACTTGAGCAGCACAGCGACAAGCAGGCAGGACAGCAAGATGCTCACGTTTTGAACGTCAAAACTAAAATAGATCCCTGTCAGGAGAAAAAGAGGCATTAGAGACGCAGCTGTGgcgaaggagaggagacacGGGAGGTGTCGCTCACCTCGCTGCCTCAGAGTTATGTTTCTTGATTCTGTTTTGAATAAACCCATCCCAATGCAGGTGAACGTGGTCTGGAAATCTCTTCCTGACACCTTCCCGATGGTCAGGACTGCAGTAGACGTGGTGACCTTGGAACTGTTATCCATGACACtagcaaagaaggaaaaaaacactgtCACTGCCCATGAACACACGGATTCACACCCACCACCTTGATGAGGAACCTCCTAAAgccaacatttttgtttttctggaacTTACTTGTTGATGCTTTGACTGTATCCAtctgtctggattgaccttccAGTGACCTCCCACCTGGCGTTACACTGACCAAACACGTTCACTCCACAGAAGACTGAGCAgttcagcttcttctccagacctcagagacacagacacacttcaCATACATCTATTTTTTAAAACGGACATTTTTGATGGCCTATTTTTGCTGGTttggacctgtgtgtgtgtgtgtgtgtgtgtgtgtgtgtgtgtgtgtgtgtgtgtgtgtgtgcgtgtctgtgtgtgtgtctttgctctGGCGTGTGAGGGCTCAGGTGTACCTTTATCAGCCAGCACTTCACTGGTTTCTGGAACGAGGATTTGAGGGTCACGATGAACACGTTGCTCCTCTGCCAGgaacaaaaaagacaaatgatgtGTATTATTAGCGACATTGCTGGGAGCGTTTTAGCTGTAGTTGGGATGTTGCTTCCATTAAAGATTCCTATAAGTTGAATTTTAACACAAACTATAATATCCAACAAAAGTTGATGTAATTTAAATTTTGTTCACATAGCACAGATTAAAACACtggattttatttgttttctgcaCTAAATTCAGGCATTTTATTGTCCATCAAAGTGTCTCTagtttaaaaaataagaataaaacgATTAACTTGTTTGACACCACGAacaaatgtaacattttattTAGTGAAATTACAGATTTCATTTTTACAGTGAATGACAAACCAAAATGTAATTTCTACCAcctaattaagaaaaaaaaacatatatgacAATTTATATGAGTTTAGACTTTAACGCTTCATTTAATTCACAGAAAAAAGAGCAAAGCTGGATCAAATCCCACAACAAATAACATACGTGTGTATATGtatggagttagggttagtatgTGTACGCACGCTACATAAGAGGTGACAATTAAAATGTACGATTACAGCACTTAGAGTATATAATAAAAGTGTGTGAGTATATAATGATTCTTTATGTTATGGACCCTGTAGTGTCTACAGATGCTCAAATGAGAGGACTCATGGAGATCCGGTCAGTTCTGATCTCCTGGAGGCAACCGGCTTCCTTCGACTCCCTTTGAAACCTTGGGTCTGGTCTTTACTGAACGGCTATGAACTTACATTCAGACAAGCAGCGGTCAGTGCCTCGTTTGTCAGGTCACGACGACCCAGCCCAGTTCTGGTTGGGTCCTAAAACTTCCCCGTTAACACTTCAGAAAGCTCACAACATTTCCCGACGTCTCCCTGGCGACAGCAAGGTCGTCTTAAAACAAGTTGACCTTCTTTTGCAGTGTTACAAAGGTGTCGCGCTgccacctcaccccccccaaaagGACACCTCTGTCCTGATAACCTGAAAATGCCACCTCACCTTTGATGAGCCTCCTGGAGCCTGACGACCGGTACACAGTCTGATTGTGCATccaggtgcacacacacgtgtacaccCCCTCGTGCTTTTTCTTGGCGTCTTTGATCAAcaggtcatttttattttggtctTTCAGAGGTTTGAAATCCTGCagggagaaaacaaaaatccaTCCACAACTTAAATCTGATGTTTCCTTCAAATTCCAGATCTGTCCCATTTACTGAAGAGAGGGGACTCAAACCAAAAACCTTTATTCTGTACTGCCACCCTCACAGCACATGATGCCTCAACATTCAGACCAAACGCACCTTCATCCAGGAGAAGGTCCCGTTATGGTCATCACATATGGACTTGACCCATCCTGGACACGGGACCTTCATGTTGCTGTCAGAGTTTTTGATTTTTCCATAGAGGAGCTTTGTGTCGTTTTCTGATCTGAAGACCTTAATGCTCACGTTGTAGTTGTGGCAGCGTCCGTCCTCATCGGAGtgtctgcagaagaagcagaagttcTGAAAGTTCTCCGCGTCTCAGTCTGGCAGGAAGCTGTCTGAACCCTTACTGAGCGAAGTAGACTCCGGCGTCCTCGGGCTGGACCTTCAGGAAGAAAAGAGTCTTGCCGTGATAGTGGACGCGCTGGTTTTCCTCCGTGGAGATGGGCTCAGGCTGGGTGACGTTTCGGTACCATTTGACCTCATAAAGGTCCGTCTCAATTTCCCAGGGTTGGAATAAGAAGGCTTCACCTTCAAGAAGGTTGAAAAACTCCGAATTatgtttttcacacatttgcatcACTGGAAAAAGGAGACAGCGTGAATTAAATCATTAGCAAAGGAAAAATCAAACGTCTGACTTCTGGTTGTAAAGATATCAGAGAATCGAATCCGGCAAAATATAAACACCATCATAACGGAGGTTCTTTACCTGCACAGTCACATGCAGATGTTGCCATGACGATGAGGAACAGAAGTCTTAAAGTGTCCATGTCCTGCCGCAGACGGAGCACATTAAAGGATTAAACGTCTGGCTACAAAAGTGAATCTAAGCCAtccatcctgctgctgatgtgctggggggggatcttatcttatcttatgaGTTTTACcttagaaaaacaaaaccaggCAGCGTGCAGAGGAGTTCAGCGCCATTTCCCAGCATCAAAACCGCAGATTGCGACAGATGAGCTCACATTTCAGTTCAGATCGATATGTCTCGGCGCTGAGATGAATCTTAATGTTTTATCAGAGCATCTTCTTATGATGACGCTGCtgttactgccccccccccccccccacacacacacacacacacacacacccgcctcCATGCATGCTACTTTCAGACTGTTGACTTTAAAAAGTTTTCAACTTATAATAACTTATAATATGACCTAATATATATGAACAACTCCTTCATATGTTCACATTTATGAAGGGATTGATGGACAATGCCtcatggacagtccccccccccccccataacacagtggacaaactgagaagcagcttcagcagcagactcctgcagcctcgctgctctaaggaacggaaCAGGAAGTCgttcctgccgtccaccatcagactgtataactcatcctaacccagccaataacaataattgtgtaatgtttatgttgtaattttatttctattttattctatatttatgtatatatgcttataatgcttataatatgtatatattatattatgtatatattatacagtatatatatatgcttgtAATATATGCtttatatatgcttataacgttctaatcttatctgtatttatttattctgtttctatactttgtataggttgctactacaattcaatttccccacggggatgaataaagtacatcttaatcttaatcttaatgtgGTTTGTCACTGGTGAGTGATGGATGTTGCTTTCGTAGATTTGCAGCTCTATTGTGTATATAAAATATAACCTAACACCATGCAGTGTTAGGTTATATAGAAGTTATTTAATTTACCCAATGAAAGATTGAGATGGCTGCAGGTCCAGTCCatctccttctgtcctctcatctgctgAGGTTTTTATCTCCTGTTCTGTCCCAGGCTCAGCCGcatgcatgaacacacacacacgcacgcacgcacacacgcacgcacgcacacacacagagtacttCCTTCTCGTAGACAATTTGCTGT
Coding sequences:
- the LOC105419239 gene encoding interleukin-1 receptor-like 1 isoform X1, giving the protein MSGQKKVRTRFTSSSLRFYPLCSRTSTDTVSSFMAGTTYLGKDMDTLRLLFLIVMATSACDCAVMQMCEKHNSEFFNLLEGEAFLFQPWEIETDLYEVKWYRNVTQPEPISTEENQRVHYHGKTLFFLKVQPEDAGVYFAQHSDEDGRCHNYNVSIKVFRSENDTKLLYGKIKNSDSNMKVPCPGWVKSICDDHNGTFSWMKDFKPLKDQNKNDLLIKDAKKKHEGVYTCVCTWMHNQTVYRSSGSRRLIKEEQRVHRDPQILVPETSEVLADKGLEKKLNCSVFCGVNVFGQCNARWEVTGRSIQTDGYSQSINNVMDNSSKVTTSTAVLTIGKVSGRDFQTTFTCIGMGLFKTESRNITLRQRGIYFSFDVQNVSILLSCLLVAVLLKCFFIDIVLLVRPCLSQINRKTDTRMYDAFVIYQMECENTLQQFITKILPSVLEDKYRYRLFIHGRDDLPGQDHLEQVESCVQQSKTLMFVLTPASGSELTEQHPAGCQYSGTEGFSLHIVLHHALIQSDIGVILIQIGDTVPGGFTHLPPGLQHLIMKSAPLRWRHESRWAAARNFRFWKKVRYLMPAVPAAKR
- the LOC105419239 gene encoding interleukin-1 receptor-like 1 isoform X2 is translated as MDTLRLLFLIVMATSACDCAVMQMCEKHNSEFFNLLEGEAFLFQPWEIETDLYEVKWYRNVTQPEPISTEENQRVHYHGKTLFFLKVQPEDAGVYFAQHSDEDGRCHNYNVSIKVFRSENDTKLLYGKIKNSDSNMKVPCPGWVKSICDDHNGTFSWMKDFKPLKDQNKNDLLIKDAKKKHEGVYTCVCTWMHNQTVYRSSGSRRLIKEEQRVHRDPQILVPETSEVLADKGLEKKLNCSVFCGVNVFGQCNARWEVTGRSIQTDGYSQSINNVMDNSSKVTTSTAVLTIGKVSGRDFQTTFTCIGMGLFKTESRNITLRQRGIYFSFDVQNVSILLSCLLVAVLLKCFFIDIVLLVRPCLSQINRKTDTRMYDAFVIYQMECENTLQQFITKILPSVLEDKYRYRLFIHGRDDLPGQDHLEQVESCVQQSKTLMFVLTPASGSELTEQHPAGCQYSGTEGFSLHIVLHHALIQSDIGVILIQIGDTVPGGFTHLPPGLQHLIMKSAPLRWRHESRWAAARNFRFWKKVRYLMPAVPAAKR